The Chelatococcus sp. HY11 genome includes a window with the following:
- a CDS encoding glucan ABC transporter ATP-binding protein/ permease — protein sequence MNLARLYLRVLSALGGEARLGGLLIVANIALALAQFAEPLLFGRIIDLLSHAQGSGQPPDIGLLGRYTAAWVGFGLFSIGAGVFVALHADRLSHRRRLAVMAQFFEHALTLPLAFHGATHSGRMLKVMLEGANGMAAVWLSFFREQCSGFVVLVALLPISMMLNWRLGLLLLVLVFFFAAVTTFVLRRTETLQGSVERHHSALAEHASDALGNVPVIQSFTRVEAEARALRSTIDALLAAQTPVLSWWALATVASRASATLTVLSIFLTGTWLNLNGLATLGEVVAFMSLATMLIGRLEQIVSYINFLFLQAPKISEFFSIADTVATVADRPTARDAGVLTGNVVFDNVSFSYDGKRAALADVSFEVKPGETIALVGSTGSGKSTTLGLLHRAFDPQSGRILIDGTDIRDFTLLSLRRNIGVVFQEPMLFARSIADNLRVGKPNATDEELRVALERAQATDFIARQPDGIYTLVGERGRTLSGGERQRLSIARALLKNPPILILDEATSALDATTEGRLQAALDEVMRGRTTFVIAHRLATVRNADRIFVLDAGRIVEGGTFDELVAKGGVFAALARAQFLAAPEEEAASRQARPVTLPDGAGLAET from the coding sequence ATGAATCTTGCCCGTCTCTATCTGCGTGTCCTGTCTGCGCTGGGCGGCGAGGCCCGGCTCGGCGGTTTGCTGATCGTGGCGAATATCGCCCTTGCCCTCGCCCAGTTCGCGGAGCCCCTGCTGTTCGGTCGCATCATCGACCTGCTCTCGCATGCCCAGGGCAGCGGCCAGCCGCCGGACATCGGCCTGCTCGGCCGCTATACCGCGGCGTGGGTCGGCTTCGGACTTTTTAGCATTGGTGCCGGCGTGTTCGTTGCCTTGCATGCGGATCGCCTGTCGCACAGGCGGCGCCTGGCTGTGATGGCGCAGTTCTTCGAGCATGCGTTGACGCTGCCGCTGGCGTTCCACGGGGCAACTCATTCGGGCCGGATGCTGAAGGTGATGCTGGAGGGCGCCAACGGCATGGCCGCCGTCTGGCTCTCTTTCTTCCGTGAGCAGTGCTCCGGCTTCGTGGTGCTTGTCGCGCTCCTGCCCATCTCCATGATGCTGAACTGGCGGCTCGGCCTCCTGCTTCTCGTGCTCGTCTTTTTCTTCGCCGCCGTCACGACTTTCGTGCTGCGGCGTACGGAAACCTTGCAGGGCTCCGTCGAGCGTCACCATTCGGCGCTGGCCGAGCATGCCTCTGACGCGCTCGGCAATGTGCCGGTCATCCAGAGCTTCACGCGCGTCGAGGCGGAGGCGCGGGCTCTGCGGTCGACCATCGATGCGCTCCTCGCCGCGCAAACGCCTGTACTGTCCTGGTGGGCGCTGGCGACGGTCGCCTCGCGGGCGTCGGCCACCCTGACGGTCCTGTCCATCTTCCTGACGGGCACCTGGCTCAATCTCAACGGTCTTGCCACGCTCGGCGAGGTGGTCGCGTTCATGAGCCTTGCCACGATGCTGATCGGCCGGCTCGAGCAGATCGTGTCCTATATCAATTTCCTCTTCCTGCAGGCGCCCAAGATCAGCGAGTTCTTCTCGATTGCCGATACGGTTGCGACGGTGGCCGACCGTCCGACGGCCCGTGACGCGGGCGTGCTGACGGGGAACGTCGTTTTCGACAACGTATCTTTTTCCTACGACGGCAAGCGCGCCGCCCTCGCGGATGTCTCCTTTGAGGTCAAACCCGGCGAGACGATCGCGCTCGTCGGCTCCACGGGTTCAGGCAAGTCGACAACGCTCGGACTTCTCCATCGCGCTTTCGATCCGCAGTCCGGGCGCATCCTGATCGATGGCACAGACATTCGCGATTTCACGCTGCTGTCTCTGCGACGGAACATCGGCGTCGTCTTTCAGGAGCCGATGCTGTTCGCGCGCTCCATTGCGGACAATTTGCGGGTCGGCAAGCCGAACGCGACCGACGAGGAGCTGCGGGTGGCGCTGGAGCGTGCCCAGGCCACGGATTTCATCGCCCGGCAGCCCGATGGCATCTATACGCTCGTCGGCGAGCGCGGGCGCACCCTTTCCGGCGGCGAGCGTCAGCGCCTCTCGATCGCCCGCGCGCTTCTGAAAAATCCGCCGATCCTCATTCTCGACGAAGCGACCAGCGCGCTGGACGCGACGACCGAAGGCAGGCTGCAGGCGGCGCTCGACGAGGTGATGCGTGGGCGGACGACCTTCGTCATCGCCCATAGACTCGCGACCGTTCGCAATGCCGATCGCATCTTCGTACTCGATGCCGGCCGTATCGTCGAAGGCGGGACTTTCGACGAGCTCGTCGCGAAGGGAGGTGTCTTTGCGGCTCTCGCCCGCGCGCAGTTTCTCGCCGCGCCGGAGGAGGAGGCTGCTTCCAGGCAAGCCCGCCCTGTCACCCTGCCCGATGGCGCGGGGCTGGCGGAGACCTGA